The genomic interval GGCCTCCTTGCGATCGTTTCCGAGAGGTCCTACGCGGGGCAGGGTCGACGGTTTCGGAGGCTCGCCGGGAAGCGGGTCCCGGCCTCGCCCTCGGCGCGGATGAAGGGACGCTCTCTCCGCCATGCCCGGTTGAGTTCGCTGCCGGCAGCAAGGCATTGGACGTAGTCCAGTCGACTTGGTCCAATTGATACATGGTCACGGTCAACATCCACGAGGCGAAGACCCAACTATCGAAGCTGCTCGAGCAGGTGGTTCAGGGAGAGACGCTCGTCATCGCTCGCGCGGGCAAGCCTCTCGTCAAGGTCACGGCTCTTCGTGCGCCCTCGACGCCGCGTCGTCTGGGACTCCTCGCCGGAGAGATTGCCGTGCCCGACGACTTCGATCGCATGGGAGAGGCGGAGATCGCGGTGCTCCTCGGAGTCGAAGTGTGAAGCTGCTGCTCGACACCCACCTGCTGCTCTGGGCCGCCGGGCAACCGGAACGCCTCTCCGCGAAGGCGAAGAAGCTCCTCTCGGATCCCGCCAACGAGCTGCTCTTCAGTGCCGCCAGCCTGTGGGAGATCGCGATCAAGAACACTCTCGGGCGCCCCGACTTCCGGGTCGACCCCAGAATCCTCCGCCGCGGGCTGCTCGACAACGGCTACCTCGAGCTACCGGTGACGGGTCAGCACGCTGTCGGTATCGACGGCCTCGCGCCGCTGCACAAGGACCCGTTCGACCGCCAGCTCCTCTCGCAAGCGCTCGTCGAGGGGGTGACCTTGCTCACTAGCGACGAGGAGCTGGCTCGCTACGACGGACCGGTGCGCAAGGTCTGAGCCGCCGCGAGTCGATTCGCCCGTCCAGTTCGCCCGCGGCTCGCCGCAAGAGGACAGCGCAGTCGATCGCCTGGAGCTCACCACGGGCAGGAACCCGGTGCCCGAGAGCAAGCGAACGTGGGGTCACCGCTCCGAGGGCGCTAAGTTCCCACATCGACCCCGAACGCTGGCAGCCGCTCCTGATGAGCTTCTGGCGCTTCTTCGGGATGGGCGGCGAAGTCCACCCCTCGCGCCTCGCCGAATCGGACTTCATGAAGGTCGTCGCGCGGGGAACGGGGCCCCGCTGATCGCCCGCGCGCTCAGTGCTCCGATGGGCTCGCCAGCGCCAGACCCGGCACGGCGTCCGCCTCGGTACCCGCGAGCGCCAGACCGGCGAGCGCCTGGTCCCAGTGACAGGTCGAGCCACTGAGCACCTGCGACGTGGAGCTCCAGGCTTCGAACCCGTCGCCGAAGACCGCTCCGCCGGGGCGCTTGCCGAGCACCCCGAACAGGATCGCCTGACTCGTCTGGGTCGCTGCCCCGGTGCAGCAGTTTCCGGGGACCCAGATGCCCGTGCAGGGCAGAGGGACAGCGCTGAAGCGCGGAGCCAGACAGCCGTCGTTGACGGTC from Thermoanaerobaculia bacterium carries:
- a CDS encoding type II toxin-antitoxin system VapC family toxin; translated protein: MKLLLDTHLLLWAAGQPERLSAKAKKLLSDPANELLFSAASLWEIAIKNTLGRPDFRVDPRILRRGLLDNGYLELPVTGQHAVGIDGLAPLHKDPFDRQLLSQALVEGVTLLTSDEELARYDGPVRKV
- a CDS encoding type II toxin-antitoxin system prevent-host-death family antitoxin — protein: MVTVNIHEAKTQLSKLLEQVVQGETLVIARAGKPLVKVTALRAPSTPRRLGLLAGEIAVPDDFDRMGEAEIAVLLGVEV